A single region of the Pontimicrobium sp. SW4 genome encodes:
- a CDS encoding class I SAM-dependent methyltransferase, protein MLSKYDKEQLRAVIFRHLDGIATATTAYSLSKKGVLTYLLQQKKTSLSELTEKFNTNEGYLNIALRILCSQGWLDKTINNNTDSITYFTNSNSEKAFGLVKLYKDAVNLISYSIKFPEERIGPDAFSALERIFNEYKTNFGLETIKENSIEHQVLMHIEGVIIAPVIVMLGVNGLFHKYFMEASFRAQEYHKNPESFKKILDFFAYLGWFNKKKDTYQFTDKGLFFAKRASAYGVTVSYLPTFAQLDQLIFGNPLILKANSASEPEKHVHREMNVWGSGGAHSTYFKVIDAIIIELFNKPIDEQPKGILDMGCGNGAFIQHIFDVIEHQTLRGKLLEEHPLLLVGADFNQAALKVTRANLIKADIWAKVIWGDIGRPDLLAKDLKEDYNIDLKDLLNVRTFLDHNRIWKSPNNPIQKSSNSSGAYASLGKRLPNNMVEASLKEHLEKWKPFVEKFGLLIIELHTVPPELAAKHLGKTAATAYDATHGYSDQYILEIEVFNQIAKEAGLFPDDRYYTKFPNNELATVSINLLKG, encoded by the coding sequence ATGCTTTCAAAATACGACAAGGAACAACTTAGAGCAGTAATTTTTCGTCACCTAGATGGAATTGCTACTGCCACTACTGCATATTCATTAAGTAAAAAAGGCGTTCTTACATATTTACTTCAGCAAAAAAAGACTAGTCTATCTGAGTTAACAGAGAAATTCAACACAAATGAAGGTTACCTTAATATAGCACTAAGAATATTATGCTCTCAAGGCTGGTTAGATAAAACTATTAACAACAATACAGATAGTATAACTTATTTTACAAATAGCAATAGTGAAAAAGCTTTTGGGTTAGTAAAATTATACAAAGATGCTGTAAACCTAATCTCCTATTCTATTAAATTTCCAGAAGAGCGAATTGGACCTGACGCTTTTAGTGCTTTAGAAAGAATATTTAATGAGTATAAAACAAATTTTGGATTAGAAACCATTAAAGAAAACTCAATTGAACATCAGGTATTAATGCACATTGAAGGCGTTATAATTGCACCAGTTATTGTAATGTTAGGCGTTAATGGTTTGTTTCATAAATATTTCATGGAAGCTTCATTTAGAGCACAAGAGTATCATAAAAATCCAGAAAGTTTTAAAAAAATATTAGACTTTTTTGCCTATTTAGGATGGTTCAACAAAAAGAAAGACACCTATCAATTTACAGATAAAGGTCTGTTCTTTGCAAAGCGTGCTAGTGCTTATGGAGTAACAGTCTCCTATTTACCTACATTCGCTCAATTGGACCAACTCATATTTGGTAATCCGTTAATATTAAAAGCAAACTCTGCAAGCGAACCCGAAAAACACGTGCATCGCGAGATGAATGTTTGGGGAAGCGGAGGCGCACATTCAACCTATTTTAAAGTGATTGATGCAATTATAATAGAATTATTTAATAAACCTATAGACGAACAACCCAAAGGTATTTTAGATATGGGTTGTGGTAATGGTGCCTTTATACAACATATTTTTGATGTTATTGAACACCAAACGTTAAGAGGCAAATTATTAGAAGAGCATCCTTTGTTATTGGTTGGGGCAGATTTTAATCAAGCAGCATTAAAAGTTACTAGAGCGAATCTTATTAAAGCAGATATTTGGGCAAAAGTAATCTGGGGAGATATTGGACGGCCTGATTTATTAGCAAAAGATCTCAAAGAGGATTATAATATTGATTTAAAAGACCTTTTAAATGTTCGTACATTTTTAGACCATAATCGTATTTGGAAGTCACCAAATAATCCTATACAAAAATCTAGTAATTCATCAGGTGCATATGCTTCTTTAGGAAAACGTCTTCCCAACAATATGGTAGAAGCTTCATTAAAAGAACATCTAGAAAAATGGAAGCCATTTGTAGAAAAGTTTGGCTTATTAATTATTGAACTTCATACAGTACCTCCAGAATTAGCCGCCAAACATTTGGGAAAAACAGCTGCAACAGCCTATGATGCAACACATGGCTACTCTGATCAGTATATATTAGAAATAGAGGTTTTTAATCAGATAGCAAAAGAAGCTGGCTTATTTCCTGATGATCGTTACTATACAAAGTTTCCAAATAACGAGTTAGCTACCGTGAGTATAAACCTCCTAAAAGGATAA